The sequence below is a genomic window from Microbacterium abyssi.
CGGCGACGAGCCGGACAAGGCGATCGCCGAGAGCCTCGAGAAGCTCGGCATCGAGCAGGTCGACCTGTACCTCGTGCACTGGCCGACGCCCGCGAAGGACAACTACGTGCACGCGTTCGCGAAGCTCATCGAGCTGCGCGAGCAGGGGCTGACGCGCAGCATCGGCGTCTCGAACTTCCTCGTGGAGCACCTCGACCGCGTGGTCAAGGAGACCGGCGTCACCCCCGCTGTCGACCAGATCGAGCTGCACCCCGCGTACCAGCAGCGCGAGGTCACCGCGTGGGCCGCCGATCACGACGTCCGGATCGAGGCGTGGGGCCCGCTCGGCCAGGGCAAGTACGACCTGTTCGGCACCCCGGCCGTCGCCGACGCCGCCGCGACGCACGGCAAGACGCCGGCGCAGATCGTGCTGGGCTGGCACCTGCAGAAGGGCAACATCGTGTTCCCGAAGTCGGTGCGCATCGAGCGCCTGCGCGAGAACCTCGATGTCTTCGACTTCACCCTCAGCGACGCCGAGATCACGGCGATCGACGGCCTGGACCCGCTGGACGGCTCCGGCCGGGTGGGCTCGCATCCGAACGAATTCAACTGAGACGTCCTTCTCTGAGACGCTGCATTGCGTTCGATGACGCCCTGTGTCGCTGCGTGCGACGCAGGGCGTCGTCGTCGCTAGCGTCGCCTGTATGACAGCTCCGTACCGCATCGTCGCCGTGTCCGGCTCGCTCCACGAGCCCAGCAAGACGACCGCACTGATCCGCGCGATCGCGGATGCCGTCGCCGAGCGTGCCGACGCCGAGGTGCGGCTCATCGAACTCACGGCGATCGGGCCCTCGCTCGCCGGCGCGCTGCGCCGCGAGGAGCTTCCCGCTCAGGTGGAGGAACAGCTCGTCGCGATCGAGCAGGCCGACCTGCTGATCGTCGGCAGCCCGGTCTATCGTGCCTCGTTCACCGGACTGTTCAAGCACCTGTTCGACTTCGTCGGGCAGTACGAGCTCGTCGGCAAGCCGGTGCTGCTCGCGGCGACCGGCGGAGGCGAACGGCACGCGCTGATGATCGAGCATCAGCTGCGCCCGCTGTTCGCGTTCTTCCAGGCGCTGACGCTCCCCGTCGGCGTCTACGCCAGCAACACCGACTTCGGCGGATATCGCGTGAACTCGGAGGTGCTGGAGGCGCGCATCGCCCTGGCCGCCGATCGTGCGCTGCCCTTGATGGGCTACGCCGCATCGCGTGCGGTGGAGGCCCTCGTCTGACGATCTCGGCGTAGCGTGTGGGGCATGACCAATCGCCTCGCCGACACGCTCAGCCCGTATCTGCGCGCGCACGCCGACAATCCCGTCGACTGGTGGCCGTGGGGAGCGGACGCTTTCGCCGAGGCGCAGCGCCGCGAGGTGCCGCTGCTCATCTCGATCGGTTACTCGACGTGCCACTGGTGTCACGTGATGGCGAGGGAGTCGTTCTCCTCGCCTGAGATCGCCGCGCTCATCAACGCGAACTTCGTCGCGATCAAGGTCGATCGCGAGGAGCATCCGGATGTCGACGGCGCGTACATGGCGGCGGCATCCGCGTTCACCCAGAATCTCGGCTGGCCGCTGACGGCTTTCACGACGCCGCAGGGGCGTACGTTCTATGCCGGTACGTACTGGCCGCCGGAGGCTCGGGGGCAGATGCCGGGCTTCCGAGACGTGCTCGCCGCCGTGCAGGAGGCCTGGACGATGCGCCGCGAGCAGGCGATCGAATCGGCGGATGCCGTCGCCGCAGCGCTCGCGCAGGCCGCGCTGGTCGCGCCGTCCGATCTGCCCTCGGCGTCCGCGCTCGTCGCGGCCGCCGAGGCTTCCGCCGCGCGTGAGGACAGGATGTTCGGCGGTTTCGGCGGAGCGCCGAAGTTCCCGGTCGCGACGACACTGAGCTTCCTGCAGCAACCGCTGGTGCGCCGCGAGACGCCGGATGCCGCGGCCGCCGCCGACCGCGCGCTCGCCGCGATGGCGGCATCCGACCTGCGCGACGAAGACGGTGGCTTCTTCCGGTACGCGACCCAGCGCGACTGGACCGTGCCGCACTACGAGCGGATGCTGACCGACAACGCGCAGCTGCTCGATGTCGCGGTGCGCGCAGGAGACGAGGCGACGGCACGGGGGATCGCGGACTTTCTGCTCGACGTGCTTCGGCGCGACGGTGGCGGCTTCGGCGCCGCGCAGGACTCTGAGTCGATGATCGACGGAGCGCGCAGCGAGGGCGGCTATTACCTGCGCCCCGTGGCCGACCGCTCTGATCTCGAGCCGCCCGCGGTCGACGGCAAGGTCATCACGGGCTGGAACGGTCTTGCGATCGCCGCTCTCGCGCGGGCCGGTGCGGCCTTAGGGGAGAGAGTGTGGGTGGATGCCGCGGTCGAGGCCGCGGCGTACGTCTCGACTGTGAATCGCTCGGTGGAGGGACGGCTGGTGCGCTCGTCGCTCGACGGATTCGCCTCAGCCGCAGTGGCGACGCTCGCCGACCTGGCGCTGTTCGCCGAGGGGCTGTTCGCTCTCGCCGCGGCCACGGGCGAGGCCGAATGGGCGGTGCAGGCCCGCGACATCCTCGACGAGGCGCTCACCTCAGGCGCAGAGCCTGACCCGGTGCTGGCGGGGCAGGGTGTGGCATCTGCGCCGGATGAGACGGACGGCGATCTGCCGTCCGGTGTCGCCGCGCTCGCCGGCGCGGCGCTCACGGCGTGGCGGCTCGGCGCGGGGGAGCAGTACCGCGAGGTCGCCGAAGCGCAGGTGCAGGCGGTTGCGGCATCCGCTCTGCAGCACCCGTTCGGGCACGGATCCCTGCTCGGGATCGCGGCTAGCCTCGTCGAGCCGCCGCGCCAGGTCGTCGCGGTGACCGCTGATCGTACGGGTGCTCTCGCGGCGGCATCCCGGCGTCTGGATGCCGATGTCATCGCCGTCGTGACGCCCGCCCAGGCGCACGCGTTCGAGGATGCCGGGTTCGAGCTGTTCGCGGGGAAGTCCGCTGCGGCAGAGCTGGCGTACGACTGCCGGGCGTTCGTGTGCCGGCTTCCTGTCGCGGATGCTGCCGAGCTGACCCGCGGGCGCTGAGGGCCCGCGGGTCCCTCAGCGCCCGCCATGCTGTATGGGTTCGGTCGGTCATCCACGCCTTAGAACCGACGCAATCGATACAGCATCGTCGGTCGGCCGGTACTACACCCAGGTCGGCAACCAGTTGTGGATCAGCCAGAACTCGTACGGCACGCTCATTCCGGTCCACACGGGATAGAAGAACGCCGAGACGAGCACGACGGCGACGAGGAACACCATGACGGTGCGCTCTCCCGCCTGTCGTCGGTACAGAGGGTCCTCCCGACGCCCCGCGATCTCACGCAACACGAGCACCAGCGCCAGGACGAGGAACGGCACCATCACCACCGTGTAGAACTGGAAGATCGTGCGCTCCGGGTACAGCAGCCACGGCACGTACGTGACCGCGAGGCCGACGAGCGGAAGACCGTACGTCCACGGCATCGGCCGCCGCTGGATGAGCCCGCGCACGAGCCGGTACAGCAGGTAGATCGCGGCGGCGACGCCGGCGTACCAGATCAGCGGATTGGGCACGGTGGAGATCACCGACATGCAGTGGTCGGTGCCGCAGCTCTGGTCGTCGCCGACCCACACGGCGGTCGGGCGGATGAGGAACGGCCACTGCCACGCCGGGCTCGCATACGCATGCCCCGAGCTGAGGCCGACGTGGAATCCGTAGATCGACTCGTGATACTTCCACAGCGCGATGAGCGGGTTGCCGTCCGACTGCCGGTCGTAGCCGCCTGCGGTCACCAGCCAGCCGGTCCAGGAGACGAGATAGGTGACGAAGGCCACCGGTACCAGCAGCAGGAACGAGACCACGCCCTGCCTGGCGACGGCGTCCATCGGCCAGTACGCGACGCCCGCCCGCCGACGGGCGAGCGCGTCGGTGACCACGAGGTAGATGCCGAACCCCGCCAGCGCGTACAGTCCCGACCACTTCACGGCGGTCGCCGCGCCGAGCGCGACACCGGCCGCGATGAGCCACGGGCGACGCCAGACGATGCGCCCCCACAGGTGTTCCCGGTCGCCGTCGGGGGCATGTTCCACCAGCGGAATCGAGCGCCGTCGGTCCAGGAGGATGAAGAGGAACCCCAGCAGGATGAAGAACGTGAGGATGCCGTCGAGCAGCCCGACCCTGCTCATCACGATGCTCAGCCCGTCGATGGCGAGCAGCAGGCCCGCGACGCTCGCCGCGACGATCGACCGGGTGAGCTCCTTCGCGACGAAGTAGACCAGCAGCACGGTCGCCGTGCCGATCAGCGCGACGGCCAGCCGCCACGCCGCGCTGTTGCCGACGCCGAACGCACCCATGCCGAGCGCGATCAGCCACTTGCCGAGCGGCGGGTGCACGACGAAACTGCCGGCATCGCTCAGCGCACTCGTGTCGCCGGTCACGAACGCCTCGTTCGCGCCGTCGCCCCAGGTGCCCTCGTAGCCGAGGACCCACAGCGACCAGGCGTCCTTGACGTAATACGTCTCATCGAACGCCAGCGTCTGCGGGTGCGCCAGATTGGCCAGTCGCAATACGGCGGCGAGCGCCGTGATCACCAGCGGCGCGAGCCAGCGGATGACGCGACTCCACTCCGCGTCCAGCAGCAGCCGGTCGCGCAGCCGTCCCCATACCGTCAGACGCTCCTCGGGCGGCGGGAGCAGAGGCGCGGGCGCAGACACGGCATAAGCCTAAGCTGAACGGGTGATCATCCTCGCGGCGACCCCGATCGGAAACCTCGGCGACGCGTCCCGACGTCTGGTCGAAGTGCTCGAGAACGCCGCGCTCGTCGCTGCCGAGGACACCCGCACGACGCAGCGGCTGCTGCAGGCGCTGAAGATCGAGAACCGGCCGCGGCTGATCGCCCTGCACGACCACAACGAGAAGCACAAGGCCGCGGAACTCGCCGCGCTCGCCGTCGACGAGGACATCGTCGTCGTCAGCGATGCCGGGATGCCGGCGGTCAGCGACCCCGGATACGGGCTGGTCGCCGCGGCTGTCGAGCTGGGCGTGACGGTGACCGCCATCCCCGGTCCCAGCGCCGTGATCATGGCGCTGGCGATCTCGGGCCTGCCCACCGACCGGTTCACGTTCGAGGGCTTCCTGCCGCGCAAGCCGGGGGAGCGGCGCTCAACCCTCCGTGCTGTGGCCGCCGAACCGCGCACCATGATCTTCTTCGAGTCCCCCTCACGACTCGCCTCGACGCTCGCCGACATGGGCGGGGTCTTCGGCGATGATCGCCGCATCGCGGTGTGCCGTGAACTGACGAAGTTCTACGAAGAGGTGCGGCGCGGCACGGCATCCGAGCTCGTCGAGTGGGCAGAGTCCGGTGTCAAGGGCGAGATCGTCATCGTCGTCGAGGGCGCACCTCCCGTCGCGGCATCCGCCGAGGATGCCGGCGCCCAGGTGCAGGCGCTGGTCGAGAGTGGCATGCGCCTGAAGGAGGCCTGCGCCGAAGTCGCCGCGGCCACCGGCCTCAGTTCCCGCGACCTCTACCAGCAGGCCCTCGCGTCCCGCGCACGATGAGCGACGCGTCGATCGCCACGGCTTACGACGCGCGCGCCGCCGCGTACATCGAGGTCGCGGGAAGCATCGAGCAGATGGATGCCGCGGACCGCAATCTGATTGCGCAGTGGCGCGAAACGACGACAGCCACACTGCTGGATGCCGGGTGCGGACCCGGCCTGTGGACGGACTTCCTCCACGACGGTCACCGAGACGTGGTCGGCCTCGACATCTCCGAGGAGTTCCTGGCGAGTGCGCGCCGCACCTACCCGCATCTGAGGTTCGAGGCCGGCAGCTTCCGCACGCTTCCCGTCGCAGACGCCTCGCTCGGCGGCATCCTCGCCTGGTACTCGCTGATACACACGCCTCCCGCCGAGATCCCGGCGGTGCTGCGGGAGTTCGCGCGCGCTCTGAAGCCCGACGGCTCGCTGCTCATCGGCTTCTTCGACGGCCCGCCCCGCGAACCCTTCGCCCACGCGGTGACTGAGGCGTACTTCTGGTCGATCGAAGCCCTTTCCCATTTGTTGGAAACCGCAGGCTTCACCATCGTCTCGACGCAGCGCCGCTCCCGCGCCGCCGCCGAAGTCAGCACCCGCCCCCACGCCGCAGCGACAGCGATCAAACGCGACATGTGAGGGCGCAGGGATGCCGCATGAGCGAGCATCGGGGTGCCCGCGCAGCGGGCGGGGTCCCCGCTCTGCGAGCGAGGCGGCATCCCGGAGCCCGGGGCGTTACGGCATCCGACCACCGGCGAGTAACACGCCCGGCATCCCGCCTAGAATCGAGAGCATGCCCGCAGGCGATTCCTTCTACATCACCACGCCCATCTACTACCCCTCCGATGTGCCCCACATCGGCCACGGATACACGTCGGTGGCGGTCGACACGCTCGCGCGCTGGCACCGCCAGGCGGGCGATGACACCTGGATGCTGACCGGAACCGACGAGCACGGCCAGAAGATGCTCCGCGCCGCCGCGGCGAACGACGTGACCCCGCAGCAGTGGGTCGACAAGCTCGTCTCCGAGAGCTGGTTCCCGCTGCTGGAGACCCTCGATGTCGCGAACGACGACTTCATCCGCACCACGCAGGAGCGCCACGAGAAGAACGTGCAGGTGTTCTTCCAGCGGCTCTACGACGCCGGCTACATCTACGCCGGCGAGTACGAAGCGCTGTACTGTGTGGGCTGTGAGGAGTTCAAGCCCGAGTCCGAGATCGTCGACGGCACCGGCCCCTTCGAGGGACTGAAGGTCTGCGCGATCCACTCCAAGCCGCTCGAGCTGCTGCAGGAGAAGAACTACTTCTTCAAGTTGAGCGAGTTCCAGGACCGCCTGCTCGAGCTGTACAAGAACGAACCCGACTTCGTCCGCCCGCACTCCGCCCGTAACGAGGTCGTCTCGTTCGTGAGCCAGGGACTGAAGGACCTCTCCATCTCGCGCTCGACCTTCGACTGGGGCATCCCGCTGCCGTGGGACGAGTCGCACGTCATCTACGTCTGGGTCGACGCCCTGCTGAACTACGCCACCGCCGTCGGGTACGGATCCGATGAGGAGACGTTCGCCCGCCGCTGGCCCGCGTACCACGTCGTCGGAAAGGACATCCTCCGCTTCCACGCCGTGATCTGGCCCGCGCTGCTGATGGCCGCCGGCGTCGAGGTGCCCAAGGGCGTCTTCGCGCACGGCTGGCTGCTCGTCGGCGGCGAGAAGATGTCGAAATCGAAGCTCACCGGCATCGCTCCGACCGAGATCACCGATGTGTTCGGCTCGGACGCGTACCGGTTCTACTTCCTGTCCGCGATCGCATTCGGACAGGACGGCTCGTTCTCCTGGGAGGACCTGTCGGCCCGCTACCAGGCCGAGCTCGCGAACGGTTTCGGCAACCTCGCCTCGCGCACCGTCGCGATGATCGAGAAGTACTTCGAGGGCGTCGTCCCCGAGCCCGCCGCGTACACCGAGCAGGATCTCGCGATCCAGAAGATCGTGGCGGATGCCGCCACCGCAGCGGATGCCGCGATCGAGAGCTTCCGCATCGACGAGGCGATCTCGTCGATCTGGACCATCGTCGACGCACTGAACGGCTACATCACCGAGAACGAGCCGTGGGCCCTGGCACGCGATGAGGAGCAGCGCGGACGCCTCGGCACCGTGCTCTACACCTGCGCGGAGGGGCTGCGCGCACTGTCTGTGCTGCTGTCACCCGTGATGCCGCAGTCGACCGGCAAGCTGTGGTCAGCGCTCGGAGCCGCAGAGGCCCTCGGCAGCCTGCAGGAGCAGCCGCTCCGCGAGGCCGGCGCCTGGGGCGCCCTCCGCCCCGGAACGAACGTGACGCCCCTCGCCCCCCTCTTCCCGCGCGTCGAGTCCCAGCCCTGACTCCTCTTCGCGAGACTTCACCAGTGTCCTCGAAACAGCCTGATCCCGTGACATACGTGAAGTCTCGCGGTGCGGACGGGAGGAAAGACCTGAGGTATCCGCCCCCGCCGGAAGCGTTGACGGTGCCGGTGTACGACAACCACGCGCACCTCGAGATCACGGACGGCGACGATCCGCTCTCGCTCACCGAGCAACTCGATCGCGCTGAGGCGGTCGGCATCCTGGGTGTCGTGCAGGCGTCCGGCGACATCGAGTCGTCCCGCTGGGCGGTGGATGCCGCGGCATCCGACCCCCGTGTTCTCGCGGCCGTCGCGATCCACCCGAACGACGCCCCCGTCTACGCCGACGCGGGGAAGCTCGACCACGCCATCCGCGTGATCGACGAGCTCGCCGCGCACCCGCGAGTGCGCGCGATCGGTGAGACCGGCCTGGACTTCTTCCGCACCGGACCCGACGGCCATGCCGCACAGTTCGAATCCTTCGAGGCGCATATCGCGCTCGCCAAGAAGCACGGCATCGCGATGCAGATCCACGACCGCGACGCGCACGACGCGGTGCTGGAGACGCTCGCCAGGGTCGGCGCGCCCGAGAGGACCGTCTTCCACTGCTTCTCCGGCGACGACGCGATGGCGCGCACCTGCGCCGACGCCGGCTACCACCTGTCCTTCGCAGGGAACATCACGTTCAAGAACGCGCAGAACCTGCGCGATGCACTGAAGGTCACGCCGCTCGACCGGATCCTCGTCGAGACGGATGCTCCGTTCCTCACGCCCGTGCCGCTTCGCGGCCGCCCGAACGCGCCGTACCTCGTGCCCCTGACCGTGCGATTCATGGCCGCGGAGCTCGATCTGCCCGTCGACGAGCTCGCAGCGCAGATCGCCGAGAACACGGTCCGCGTCTACGGCGCGTTCGCCGACTGACCGGTCACTCGGCGGCCTCCGGCTCGTCGACCACGACCGGTGCGTTCACGATATGCGAGATCGGCTTCCACACCAGCAGCAGCGTGACGGCCGCGCCCGCGAAGGCGAACCACCACGGCGCCGTGAGTCCCCACACCTGTGCGATCACTCCGCCGAGTGCCTGACCGATCACCATGCCGCCGAAGACGCCGACCATGTTCACGGACCCGACCCGTCCCTGCAGGGCATGGGGCACCAGGCGCTGCCGCACGGTGGTGGAGATCGTGCCCCACACGAACGCATAACTGCCGAACACGAACATGATCACCAGCGCCACCCAACCGGCAGTGGTGAGGGCGAACGCCAGATGCATGAGCACTTCGAGGCTCAGCGCCACCCGCATCAGCGTCGCGAACGACACGTGCCGCTCCAGCCACCCGAAGCTCAGCGTCGCGAGGATCCCCCCTGCGGCCGACGCGGTCGTCAGCATGCCGTAACCCACCGGGCCCATGTTCAGGTGTTCGATCGCATACAGCACGAGCACGCCCCAGGGCGCGGCCCAGGTGACGTTGAAGACGAGGATGATCAGGATCAGCGTGCGCACCGGCGGGTTGCGCCACATCCATCGGACGCCCTCGGCGATATCGGTGTGCACAGGGGTTCGCGCTTCGGTCTCACGCGGTGGAACCGGCGTCGAGGCCATTCGCGCGATCAGGACGACGGCGAACCCGATGCAGACGACCTCGACGAGGAACGGCCAGGGTGCACCGGCGGCGAACAGGAAGGCGCCGATGGGCGGGCCGGCGAACTGATTGGCCACGAGGTAGCCGGCCTGCAGACGGGCGTTCCCGATTCCGAGATCGGCGGGCCCTACGAGCATCGGCAGCAGAGTGCTGGCGGAGGTGTCGACGAAGACCTCTGCCGTGCCGTACAGGAACGCCACGGTCAGGACGACCCAGATGTTCGCCGTGCCTGTGACGATGAATACGCACAGAGCCGCCAGCACGATCATCCGGGCGGCGTTGGCGAACATCACCAGCCGGCGCCGGTCGAACCGGTCGGCGATCGCGCCGGCATGCAGCCCGAAGACCAGCCACGGGAGGAACTGGAGCACCGCGCCGGCCGCCACCAGGATGGGGGACGACGTCAGCGACGCGATCAGCAGGGGAGCGGCGGCCAGGGCGATGCCGTCGCCGACGTTGCTCGTCCACGACGACGCCAGCAGCCAGCGGAAATCGCGCCCCATGCGACGGGGTGCGACGAGCTCGCCGAGTGTGGGCACCCGTTCACATTAGTGTGCATGGGGGACAATGGCAGGATGACCGTCACACTGCTCGGCGCCACCGAGATCCGTCGCCTCGCCGCCGAGCTCGACGTCACCCCGACCAAGAAGCTCGGCCAGAACTTCGTCGTCGACGCGAACACCGTTCGCAAGATCGTGCACGTCGGCAGGGTGCAGGCGGGGGAGCGCGTCGTCGAGGTCGGGCCGGGCCTGGGCTCCCTGACCCTCGCCATCCTTGAGGCCGGGGCCTCCGTCACAGCGGTCGAGATCGATCACCGTCTCGCCGCCCGCCTGCCTGAGACCGCTGCCGCACACGGCGTTCCGGGCGGCGCCCTCACGGTCGTCGACGCCGACGCGCTGCGGGTCACGGAGCTCACCGGCAACCCGAACGTGCTCGTCGCCAACCTGCCCTACAACGTGTCGGTGCCGGTGCTGCTGCACTTCATGGAGACCTTCCCGAACCTGCAGCGCGGCGTCGTCATGGTGCAGGCGGAGGTCGGCGAGCGCCTCGCGGCCCCTCCCGGCAGCAAGGTCTACGGCGCGCCGAGCGTCAAAGCCGCCTGGTACGGACCGTGGCGTCTGGCGGGCCACGTCTCCCGGCAGGTGTTCTGGCCGGTCCCGAACGTCGACAGCGTCCTGGTCGCTTTCGAGCGCGATGCGCAGCCGCGAGGCGATGAGGACCTGCGCCGCGCAACGTTCCGCATCGTGGATGCCGCTTTCCAGCAGCGCCGCAAGATGCTCCGGCAGGCGCTGGCAGCCGTCCTCGGCGGCACGGCAGCCGAGGCATCCGCTCTTCTCGAGCGTGCCGGCGTCGCACCGACGGCCCGCGGCGAGGAGCTCACGGTCGACGATTTCGTGAGAATCGCGCAGACGCTTCAGGGCTAACCTGGAGACGTGACTGAATCGCCGCGCTTCCGCTCCGATGTTCCTGAGATCCACCGCCCCTATGTGGCGAAGGACGACCGCTATCAGCAGTTCGAGTACCGGCAGGTCGGCACTTCGGGCCTGTTCCTCCCGCCGATCTCGCTGGGACTGTGGTGGAACTTCGGCGACAACATCCCGCTCGACAATCAGCGCGCCCTCCTGCGTCACGCATTCGACCGCGGCATCACCCACTTCGACCTGGCCAACAATTACGGCCCGCCCTATGGCTCCGCCGAGAAGAACTTCGGCCGCATCTTCAACGAGGACTTCCGGCCCTACCGCGATGAGCTGATCATCTCGTCCAAGGCCGGCTGGGACATGTGGCCCGGCCCCTATGGCGACTTCGGCAGCCGTAAGTACCTCCTCTCCAGCGCCGAGCGGTCGCTTCAGAGCATGAACCTCGACTACGTCGACATCTTCTACTCCCACCGCGTCGACCCGGTGACCCCGATCGAGGAGACCGTCGGGGCTCTCGACACCCTGGTGCGTCAGGGCAAGGCGCTCTACGTGGGCATCTCCTCGTACAGCGCCGAGCGCACAGTCAAGGCGGTCGAGGTCGCCCGGGAGCTCGGCACCCCGCTCGTCATCCACCAGCCGTCGTACTCGATCCTGAACCGCTGGACAGAGGCCGAGCTCAACGACACCCTGCGCACCGAGGGCCTCGGCGCCATCGCGTTCACGCCGCTCGCCCAGGGGCTGCTCACCGACAAGTACCTCGCCGACGGCACCGCGCAGCGCGCGCAGAAGCGCGGATCGATCTCCGAGAAGCCGCTCTCGGCCGAGGGGCTGGCGATCCTGCGCGGCCTCGACGAGATCGCGACCGAGCGCGGCCAGTCGCTCGCGCAGATGGCCCTGCAGTGGACGCTGCGCGACCCCGTGGTCGTCTCGGCCCTGATCGGCGCCTCGCGGCCGGAGCAGCTCGACGAGAACATCGCCGCCGTCGGCGGGCCGGCGTTCTCAGCCGATCAGCTCGCGCGCATCGACGCGCTCTCGAACGGCATCGACGTCGACCTGTGGGCCTCCTCGTCCACGCTGTGAGCCGACCATGAGCCTCGCCGCCTTCCCCGAATCCGTGCACGTGCGCGCGCCGGGGAAGATCAACGTCTACCTGGGCGTCGGTGGCCGCCATGACGACGGCTATCACGCCCTGGCGACGGTGTTCCAGGCCGTGTCGCTCTACGAGGACGTCATCGCGACAGAGGCGGCCGACTTCACCCTGAGCGTGTCGGGCATCGATAACCCCGAGGCCGTGCCCCTCGACGACCGGAACCTCGCGATGCGCGCGGCGAAGATGCTCGCCTCCGCCACCGGGTACGATGGCGGTGTTCACCTCGAGCTGCGCAAGAGCGTGCCGGTGGCCGGCGGCATGGGCGGGGGATCGGCGGATGCCGCCGCGGCCCTGGTCGCGTGCGACGCCCTGTGGGGCACCGGGCTGTCGCCGCACGACCTGCACGAGCTCGCGGCCCGGCTCGGCGCCGACGTCCCATTCGCCCTG
It includes:
- the metG gene encoding methionine--tRNA ligase — encoded protein: MPAGDSFYITTPIYYPSDVPHIGHGYTSVAVDTLARWHRQAGDDTWMLTGTDEHGQKMLRAAAANDVTPQQWVDKLVSESWFPLLETLDVANDDFIRTTQERHEKNVQVFFQRLYDAGYIYAGEYEALYCVGCEEFKPESEIVDGTGPFEGLKVCAIHSKPLELLQEKNYFFKLSEFQDRLLELYKNEPDFVRPHSARNEVVSFVSQGLKDLSISRSTFDWGIPLPWDESHVIYVWVDALLNYATAVGYGSDEETFARRWPAYHVVGKDILRFHAVIWPALLMAAGVEVPKGVFAHGWLLVGGEKMSKSKLTGIAPTEITDVFGSDAYRFYFLSAIAFGQDGSFSWEDLSARYQAELANGFGNLASRTVAMIEKYFEGVVPEPAAYTEQDLAIQKIVADAATAADAAIESFRIDEAISSIWTIVDALNGYITENEPWALARDEEQRGRLGTVLYTCAEGLRALSVLLSPVMPQSTGKLWSALGAAEALGSLQEQPLREAGAWGALRPGTNVTPLAPLFPRVESQP
- a CDS encoding aldo/keto reductase, with amino-acid sequence MTIPLTTLNDGHTIPQLGYGVFLVPADDAERAVSEALEVGYRHIDTAAIYGNEEGVGAAIAKSGIARSELFITTKLWNDRHDGDEPDKAIAESLEKLGIEQVDLYLVHWPTPAKDNYVHAFAKLIELREQGLTRSIGVSNFLVEHLDRVVKETGVTPAVDQIELHPAYQQREVTAWAADHDVRIEAWGPLGQGKYDLFGTPAVADAAATHGKTPAQIVLGWHLQKGNIVFPKSVRIERLRENLDVFDFTLSDAEITAIDGLDPLDGSGRVGSHPNEFN
- a CDS encoding thioredoxin domain-containing protein produces the protein MTNRLADTLSPYLRAHADNPVDWWPWGADAFAEAQRREVPLLISIGYSTCHWCHVMARESFSSPEIAALINANFVAIKVDREEHPDVDGAYMAAASAFTQNLGWPLTAFTTPQGRTFYAGTYWPPEARGQMPGFRDVLAAVQEAWTMRREQAIESADAVAAALAQAALVAPSDLPSASALVAAAEASAAREDRMFGGFGGAPKFPVATTLSFLQQPLVRRETPDAAAAADRALAAMAASDLRDEDGGFFRYATQRDWTVPHYERMLTDNAQLLDVAVRAGDEATARGIADFLLDVLRRDGGGFGAAQDSESMIDGARSEGGYYLRPVADRSDLEPPAVDGKVITGWNGLAIAALARAGAALGERVWVDAAVEAAAYVSTVNRSVEGRLVRSSLDGFASAAVATLADLALFAEGLFALAAATGEAEWAVQARDILDEALTSGAEPDPVLAGQGVASAPDETDGDLPSGVAALAGAALTAWRLGAGEQYREVAEAQVQAVAASALQHPFGHGSLLGIAASLVEPPRQVVAVTADRTGALAAASRRLDADVIAVVTPAQAHAFEDAGFELFAGKSAAAELAYDCRAFVCRLPVADAAELTRGR
- a CDS encoding dolichyl-phosphate-mannose--protein mannosyltransferase translates to MSAPAPLLPPPEERLTVWGRLRDRLLLDAEWSRVIRWLAPLVITALAAVLRLANLAHPQTLAFDETYYVKDAWSLWVLGYEGTWGDGANEAFVTGDTSALSDAGSFVVHPPLGKWLIALGMGAFGVGNSAAWRLAVALIGTATVLLVYFVAKELTRSIVAASVAGLLLAIDGLSIVMSRVGLLDGILTFFILLGFLFILLDRRRSIPLVEHAPDGDREHLWGRIVWRRPWLIAAGVALGAATAVKWSGLYALAGFGIYLVVTDALARRRAGVAYWPMDAVARQGVVSFLLLVPVAFVTYLVSWTGWLVTAGGYDRQSDGNPLIALWKYHESIYGFHVGLSSGHAYASPAWQWPFLIRPTAVWVGDDQSCGTDHCMSVISTVPNPLIWYAGVAAAIYLLYRLVRGLIQRRPMPWTYGLPLVGLAVTYVPWLLYPERTIFQFYTVVMVPFLVLALVLVLREIAGRREDPLYRRQAGERTVMVFLVAVVLVSAFFYPVWTGMSVPYEFWLIHNWLPTWV
- the rsmI gene encoding 16S rRNA (cytidine(1402)-2'-O)-methyltransferase; this translates as MIILAATPIGNLGDASRRLVEVLENAALVAAEDTRTTQRLLQALKIENRPRLIALHDHNEKHKAAELAALAVDEDIVVVSDAGMPAVSDPGYGLVAAAVELGVTVTAIPGPSAVIMALAISGLPTDRFTFEGFLPRKPGERRSTLRAVAAEPRTMIFFESPSRLASTLADMGGVFGDDRRIAVCRELTKFYEEVRRGTASELVEWAESGVKGEIVIVVEGAPPVAASAEDAGAQVQALVESGMRLKEACAEVAAATGLSSRDLYQQALASRAR
- a CDS encoding class I SAM-dependent methyltransferase, with amino-acid sequence MSDASIATAYDARAAAYIEVAGSIEQMDAADRNLIAQWRETTTATLLDAGCGPGLWTDFLHDGHRDVVGLDISEEFLASARRTYPHLRFEAGSFRTLPVADASLGGILAWYSLIHTPPAEIPAVLREFARALKPDGSLLIGFFDGPPREPFAHAVTEAYFWSIEALSHLLETAGFTIVSTQRRSRAAAEVSTRPHAAATAIKRDM
- the msuE gene encoding FMN reductase, translated to MTAPYRIVAVSGSLHEPSKTTALIRAIADAVAERADAEVRLIELTAIGPSLAGALRREELPAQVEEQLVAIEQADLLIVGSPVYRASFTGLFKHLFDFVGQYELVGKPVLLAATGGGERHALMIEHQLRPLFAFFQALTLPVGVYASNTDFGGYRVNSEVLEARIALAADRALPLMGYAASRAVEALV
- a CDS encoding TatD family hydrolase; translation: MSSKQPDPVTYVKSRGADGRKDLRYPPPPEALTVPVYDNHAHLEITDGDDPLSLTEQLDRAEAVGILGVVQASGDIESSRWAVDAAASDPRVLAAVAIHPNDAPVYADAGKLDHAIRVIDELAAHPRVRAIGETGLDFFRTGPDGHAAQFESFEAHIALAKKHGIAMQIHDRDAHDAVLETLARVGAPERTVFHCFSGDDAMARTCADAGYHLSFAGNITFKNAQNLRDALKVTPLDRILVETDAPFLTPVPLRGRPNAPYLVPLTVRFMAAELDLPVDELAAQIAENTVRVYGAFAD